A DNA window from Setaria viridis chromosome 2, Setaria_viridis_v4.0, whole genome shotgun sequence contains the following coding sequences:
- the LOC140220042 gene encoding putative disease resistance RPP13-like protein 1 has protein sequence MESFLSAVLGELASRSINFFISRSSKPKVLEVEDRLKRALLRAQVIVNEATGRNITNQAMLQQLDMLRNAMHQGCYMLDTFRYQYHGVEDAKDHVVSHSLSPSKLSSLKGIGSFNRKTLLLEKLQEALDNLSSMILDVKELVVILLSYPRRYRQPYSMHFLLGNCMFGRQMESELVINFLLHTQRDGSKELEVLPIVGPCLVGKSTLVAHVCEDERIRDHFSEILFLHGHDFTGDDLAALREGRHAMEYQNHVNLNGDRRLLVVVELVGDLNKDAWNRLYSAMQHVPSGSKIIVTSRSDKITKLGTTQALRMKYLSCEAYWCFFKTLTFGSTDPEMHPRFAHLAMEIARMLNGCLIGANMTSCMLRDNFDIRFWCKVLAFLRGLMQKHVSRFGGHPFEVMNQNRPAHLRRMAAPSEDLVLYHLHQHPSQEEVPEIKILDVLYGSVKPRGKFDVLVWRSRIPPYYSYSNTCEIRELKVTGAKRKRV, from the coding sequence ATGGAGAGTTTTCTTTCTGCTGTCCTGGGTGAGCTGGCCTCTAGATCCATAAATTTCTTCATCAGCAGAAGCTCCAAGCCGAAGGTGCTGGAGGTCGAGGACAGACTGAAAAGGGCTCTCCTCAGGGCTCAGGTAATCGTCAACGAGGCCACAGGACGGAACATCACAAACCAAGCTATGCTCCAGCAGCTGGACATGCTGAGAAATGCCATGCACCAGGGATGTTACATGCTTGACACCTTCAGATACCAATATCATGGTGTGGAGGATGCCAAAGATCACGTTGTGAGTCATTCTCTGTCTCCCTCTAAACTAAGTTCTCTGAAAGGAATTGGTTCTTTCAATAGAAAGACGCTGCTCTTAGAAAAATTGCAAGAGGCCCTTGACAATTTGAGTTCTATGATCCTTGATGTGAAAGAGTTGGTTGTGATCTTGCTGAGCTATCCTCGCCGGTACCGCCAACCTTACAGCATGCATTTCCTGCTGGGCAACTGCATGTTTGGCCGCCAGATGGAGTCAGAACTTGTCATCAACTTCCTCTTGCACACACAGCGTGATGGTTCTAAAGAATTGGAGGTCCTGCCAATTGTTGGTCCTTGTTTAGTGGGCAAGAGCACCCTTGTTGCTCATGTTTGCGAGGATGAAAGAATCCGCGATCACTTCTCAGAAATCCTGTTCTTACACGGCCATGATTTCACAGGTGATGATCTCGCTGCGTTAAGAGAAGGACGACATGCAATGGAATATCAAAACCATGTAAACTTGAACGGAGATAGAAGATTACTGGTTGTTGTTGAGTTAGTTGGTGACCTCAACAAAGACGCCTGGAACAGATTGTACTCTGCTATGCAGCATGTGCCAAGCGGTAGTAAGATCATAGTCACAAGCCGGTCCGACAAGATTACGAAGCTTGGAACAACACAGGCACTAAGGATGAAGTATCTGTCATGTGAAGCATACTGGTGTTTCTTCAAGACCCTCACATTTGGAAGCACAGATCCCGAGATGCACCCGAGGTTTGCACACCTGGCCATGGAGATAGCCAGGATGTTGAACGGATGCCTCATCGGTGCAAACATGACCTCTTGTATGCTGAGGGACAACTTTGACATCCGCTTTTGGTGTAAGGTTCTGGCATTCCTGAGAGGGCTCATGCAGAAGCATGTCTCCAGATTTGGTGGGCATCCATTTGAAGTCATGAACCAGAATAGACCCGCTCATCTTCGGAGGATGGCTGCACCTTCTGAAGACTTGGTGCTTTATCATCTGCACCAGCACCCTTCACAGGAGGAGGTTCCAGAGATCAAAATCCTAGATGTGCTATATGGAAGCGTTAAGCCTCGCGGAAAATTTGATGTCCTAGTGTGGAGGTCTCGCATACCGCCCTACTATAGCTATTCCAATACTTGCGAGATCCGAGAGCTAAAAGTTACAGGTGCCAAGAGGAAGCGTGTGTAA
- the LOC117846499 gene encoding putative disease resistance protein RGA1 produces the protein MDILLSAVLGELTTRSINFFIKKSFKPKAPDVEDRLHMILLRAQVIIDEAMGRQITNQSVLQQLDMIRDAMYRGCYTLDTFRYQVHIKEEAKGQLLTHSLSLPKINSLQGLCSSSRNPQILRQLNKYLDDLSSMILDAQELVVFLASYPRLYHQPYSMHLVLGNCMFGRQMETEFVINFLLHTQPHGSTELEILPIVGPGKVGKTTLVAHVCEDERIRDRFSEILFLRDHDFTGVDLVTVREGYAMENKNRVSNSNKDGRLLVVVELVGDLNEDAWNRLYSADTRDVPSGTKIIVTSRSNKIIKFGTTRALSMNYLSHEAYWYFFKTLTFGSTDPKMHPRLACLAMEIARMVKGCFIGGNIYACLLRDNFDIEMWCKVLTFLRGQINENISNFGGHPFDLVNQKRPAYLGRMVTPSQYIVLHYENEYSKQEDLPKIKLQDVLYGSIKAQGKVEILGWRSRIPPYHSFVDICEIQEVKNTSSKRKRSVQKSHN, from the coding sequence ATGGACATTCTCCTTTCTGCAGTTCTGGGCGAGCTGACAACTAGATCAATAAATTTCTTCATCAAAAAAAGCTTCAAGCCGAAGGCACCGGACGTGGAGGATCGCCTCCATATGATCCTACTCCGGGCACAGGTCATCATTGATGAGGCCATGGGACGCCAGATCACAAACCAATCTGTTCTCCAGCAGCTGGATATGATCAGAGACGCCATGTACCGAGGCTGTTACACCCTCGACACCTTCAGATACCAAGTTCACATCAAAGAGGAGGCTAAAGGTCAGCTTTTGACTCACTCTTTGTCTCTACCCAAAATAAATTCTCTACAAGGTTTGTGTTCGTCCAGTAGAAACCCACAGATTTTGAGACAGCTAAACAAGTATCTTGATGATTTAAGCTCCATGATCCTTGATGCGCAAGAGCTAGTCGTGTTCTTGGCAAGCTATCCTCGCCTGTACCACCAACCTTATAGCATGCATCTCGTGCTGGGCAACTGCATGTTTGGCCGTCAGATGGAAACTGAATTTGTCATAAACTTCCTCTTGCACACACAACCTCATGGTTCTACAGAACTGGAGATCCTGCCGATTGTTGGTCCCGGTAAAGTCGGCAAGACCACCCTTGTTGCTCATGTTTGCGAGGATGAAAGAATCCGTGATCGTTTCTCAGAAATCTTGTTCTTGCGGGACCATGATTTCACAGGTGTTGACCTCGTTACAGTTAGAGAAGGATATGCAATGGAAAATAAAAATCGTGTGTCAAACTCAAACAAAGATGGAAGATTGCTAGTTGTCGTTGAGTTAGTTGGCGATCTAAATGAAGATGCATGGAATAGGTTGTATTCTGCTGATACACGGGATGTGCCAAGCGGCACTAAAATCATAGTCACAAGCCGGTCTAACAAGATTATCAAGTTTGGAACAACACGGGCACTAAGTATGAATTATCTATCCCATGAAGCGTACTGGTATTTCTTCAAGACGCTCACGTTTGGAAGCACAGATCCCAAGATGCACCCAAGGCTTGCATGCTTGGCCATGGAGATAGCCAGGATGGTAAAAGGATGCTTCATTGGTGGGAACATCTATGCTTGTTTGTTGAGGGACAACTTTGACATCGAGATGTGGTGCAAGGTTCTGACCTTCTTGAGAGGGCAAATCAACGAGAACATCTCCAACTTTGGTGGGCATCCATTTGATCTTGTAAACCAGAAAAGACCTGCATATCTTGGGAGAATGGTTACACCTTCTCAATACATTGTGCTTCATTATGAGAATGAATACTCTAAACAAGAGGATCTACCAAAGATAAAACTCCAAGATGTCTTGTATGGAAGCATTAAGGCTCAAGGGAAAGTCGAGATCCTAGGATGGAGGTCTAGGATACCGCCCTACCATAGTTTTGTGGATATTTGTGAGATTCAAGAGGTAAAAAATACCTCTAGCAAGAGGAAGCGTTCTGTACAAAAGAGTCACAATTAG